TTCAAACGGGAAATCCCAGATCTCCAGCACCGAGGGCTTTTGGGCCTTGGTTACTTCGCCGGTCTCGGGATTGTAATAGTAAACATACAGCCGGGCATGAACGATCTTTCTGGAAACTGCGCCGTTGGCCCTGATATCTCTGGAGTTTATCAACAGCTCGCCGACCCCTTCGCCTTCTTTGGTCGAATAACCCATCACCAGACCTTCTTTAGCAAAGGGGCGGTAGGGCGGCCTAAAACTCAGCTCAAAGCCCGGCGTGTTGCGGTCAAATTTTATTTGCTTGCCAGTTTTGCAAGTCCAGGGGTCAAAATAGAGCTGCAATCCCGGCAACGGCCGCTGGGTGTCTCTCATCAGCGGATATATTATTTCCACGGCTTTTATCTCTTTCGGGTTTCCTATCTCCAGACCGTGCACATATCCTAAGGCCGGGCCCGACTCCCAGACGTATTTGGAACCGTCCAGGCTCATCTGAAAATTCTGTTTCAGGTCCGGGTGGTAGGTGCATGATACCCCGGCTAAAACAAGAATTCCTGATACTAGGTAAAATATCTTTTTCAATTGCCCGGTGATAACTGATATTCTCACTGCTTCTCCCAGTGCCCTTTTTGAACCTATATTTCATTCCCGGATTAGATTATTTGAGTTCCGCCATGGCCTTTTCGTATTCCTCCTTGCCGGGCGCCCGGCCGTGCCACTCCGCCCGGTTCTCCATGAAGGAAACCCCTTTGCCCTTGACCGTTCTGGCCAGGATCACAGTTGGTTTGCCCTTGATGCCCCGGGCAAAGTCAAAAGCCCTGGCCAGGTGCTGGATGTTGTGGCCGTCCGCTTCTATCACCTGCCAGCGGAAGGCCCGCCACTTGTCGGCCAGGGGCGCGACACCCATCACCTGTTCCACCGGCCCGTCTATCTGCAGATTGTTGTGATCCACGATGGCGCAGAGATTATTCAGCTTAAAGTGCCCGGCGGCCATGGCCGCTTCCCACACCTGTCCCTCCTGCAGTTCGCCGTCGCCCAGTAGGCAATAGACCCGGTTGGACTTCCCGTCCATCCTGAATCCCAACGCGGTCCCGGCCGCCAGCGAAAGTCCCTGTCCCAGAGAACCGCTGGAAGCCTCGACCCCCGGCGTTTTCAGACGGTGGGGATGGCCCTGCAATAGGGATC
Above is a window of candidate division TA06 bacterium DNA encoding:
- a CDS encoding transketolase; protein product: MNTEDIKNQARQIRRDIIEMVYCAGSGHPGGSLSSAEIMTVLYFYALQHQPKNPSWEGRDRFYLSKGHACLVLYAALAESGYFARSILKTFRHLGSLLQGHPHRLKTPGVEASSGSLGQGLSLAAGTALGFRMDGKSNRVYCLLGDGELQEGQVWEAAMAAGHFKLNNLCAIVDHNNLQIDGPVEQVMGVAPLADKWRAFRWQVIEADGHNIQHLARAFDFARGIKGKPTVILARTVKGKGVSFMENRAEWHGRAPGKEEYEKAMAELK